A window of Prionailurus bengalensis isolate Pbe53 chromosome E1, Fcat_Pben_1.1_paternal_pri, whole genome shotgun sequence genomic DNA:
GGAGGGAGCTGTGTATGGAGGAAGGGTGCAGTCCTTCTGGTGATGAGCAACCCCACAGGGGTCTTAGCCAACGGCTACTGAATGGAACATTCATCCAGTCTCTGCAATAGCCCTAAAAggaagctgtcagcacggagcccgatgcggggctcgatctcacgaactgcgagatcatgacctaagccaaaaccgagaggtgggcgcttaaccgactgagccacccaggcggcccggTAGATAGAGGCCACTTAACCTGTGTGAGGCCTCGAGGATACCCAGGGGTGGAGCCCGGGTTTGAACCCAGCCAGCGCGGGCTTGTGTCCCAGACATGCctggtgcgggggtgggggggagcctgCAGGGCAGCGTCCAGGAAGGGGGCCAGGGGTGGGTTCCAGAACCGAGAGAGGAACACATCATCCCCTGGAGAATGTGACGACAGGTCAGTTTTTAGTGCTGGTGGGGGGACGTGAGGGAGCCCTTGCGTGATGACTTCTAGGTCCTCGGGAGAGTGAGGAGGGTGGGCGGGGGGTGAGCAGCGGTGGTACAAAACGCTTATCTTGAGGACTACAAGAGCGAGCTTcgtggggaggagcaggaaggcTGCCAGGCTATAAAGAATGTCCATTTGAGGTTTGTGGTGGTGACATTGGCGGACATCGTGGTCCCAGGGACCCCGTGCCCCCTGGCCACAACCAGCCTTCGCCCAGGCTGGTCCCATAGCGGGGCGcgccctccctccttctctccccctcctcttcagGCCCCAGGCCGGCCTTCCTCCCCTCCAGATGGGCCATTTATTTTAGCAGCTACCCAGACATTCATTCGTCCCCTGACGGAACACACACGCACTGAGCGCCTGCTGTTGGTAAGGACCGGGCCGGGCGCCCACGGGGGATGATACCCAGACCTGTTCGCGAGAAAAAGTCACTGCCTAGGAGAGGAGACAGGCATAGGGATTTGCAAGTTACGGTAGGCTGGGACAGGAACAAGAATGAAAGTAGCCAGAGGTAGGCGGTGGCGAAGAGGAAGACACCCAACTTTACAGTGGAGTCGGGATTCCTGTCTCAGAAAGGCGTGGACCCTGAAGCGCGAATGTAAGATGGACCAGGGGTCAAGGGCGTGCCAGGTGGAAGGAGCCGCTTGTGCCAAAGCCCCGAGTCTGGCAAGGGGATGATGAGGCCGGGCGACCAGGAGAAGCCTAGCGTGGTCGGAGGGAATTGCTGGCGGAACAGCATGAGACTCGAGGTTGGACAAGAATATGGAGCCGGGCCACACAGGCGTTCTGGAAGTCATTCCAAGGTCAAAGCAAGTAGAGGCAGGCTCACATCTGCGTTTTTGAAACCTCACTCCCCGTGGCTGTGTGTAGGGAATATACTGGAGCCGGGGACCGGGGAGACTGAGGGGGGGCCCgaggaggaaggaggctgggaagaaTCCCGGTGAGAGTGGCGGAGACCACACTGGGGGGGGCCGAGAGGGGCCTGGGTACCCCGTGGGGGCAAGAACCCGGAGCCAGATGCGGGAACAGAGACAGAAGGCGAGGCCGGGGTGGAGGGGCCGCGCTCAGTTTGGGTCCGGATGATGGTGACGGCACAGTGAGCGGGGTGGGGAGGACGCAGGAAAGAGCGGGGCTGGGGGCCCACATGGGAGTCTGCAGGGTGACGGGTATCTCGGAGGTGGGCAGGAGAACGCCCGCCAAGCGTTACCACGTCCTTGCGAAAGTAGCAAGGACAGCGCCCCGGGGCTGGCAGAGGGGGAAGGCCGCCAGCGAGGCCCGGGACAGCAGCCGCCAGAGCCACACGAAGCCACAGCCGGGGGGCCACGTGGGccacccccctccttcctcccaccagTGTCCCCTGGGCGCCCACTCCGAGCAGGCCCAGCCCCGGGGGCCACGGCACAGTAGACAGTAAGGCCGGGTGGGACCCCACACTTCCTCCTGTGTAACTAAACCGGATGACTTCCTGCGACGGCGGCTGCTCCGAAGGCGGGGGGCCGTGGCGAGCAGGTGAAAGACAGGCCGGACTGGCCACGCCAGGGTGGCCGGGGAAGGGTTCCCAGCGGAGTCGGGATCTGGCCTAGGGAAGGTGCCAGGTGTGCGGCGGGAACAGGAAGGAGGCGGGAGTCCTGTGAGCTGGCGCAGCGAGAGAGAGGTGACATTGGAGAGGTGGACTGGGGCGGGCCTGGGAGGACCCGGGAAGCCACTTGAGTTGTGCGCTGTCATTTTAGTATTCACCTTCTTTGCAATTTGTAACTGGTCCAGCTCTAgagtggtgtttttttgtttgtttgtttgttttgtttttccggTACATCTTTATGGAGCTGTGCTTCAGGGTCCATACAATTCGCCCatttaaactctatttttaaaagtttatttacttattttggggtggggggggcagagagagagggcaagagagagaatcccaagcaggctccacgatccCAGAGGAGCCCGacaaagggctcaatcccacgaccctgggatcacgacctgaggcaaaatcaagagttggacgctcaattggctgagccagccaggcgcccccatagcatttctttttgtggttgaaTAATTTCTCATTGTATGGCTGTACCACAATTTTCCTTACCCATTCATCgtctgatggacacttgggtaccacttttttttttaatgtttatttttgagagagagagagagcacaagcaggggaggggcagagagagagggagacccagaatccgaagcaggctccaggctccgagccatcagcccagagcccgacgcggggctcgaactcacggaccgcgagatcgtgacctgagctgaagccggatgcccaaccgtctgagccacccaggcgccccttgttattttcaattttaataaccCCAGTAGTATACGATTCAAGTACCATATATGGTCTCAaagtaaaacagacaaacagtAGAGACAGGGGcttccgggtggctcagttggtcaagcatctgacccttgctttcagctcaggtcatgatctcagggttcgtgggatcaagcccctcgacagactgtgctgaacatggagcttgcttgggattctctctctctctctctctctctctctctccccctctgctttccccccactcatggtcactcccccccccaaataagtatttaaaaaactaGAGACACAAAATatcaaaccccccccccccacctctccttccaTCTGGCTCTTCTCCCCAGAAGTGGCTGGTGACGGGTTGCTCCCGACCCCTCTGGTCACACATACGTTGCATTTCTGCACGGAACTTCCTATTACACTACAGGCTCCGTGGGCCGTGACTCCACCCGGGGCCCGGGGCCACGTGTCTGTCTTCCGGGCCCAGCGGGCCCCCGAGTCTTCTGTACCCGATGGGTCTTTGGGGAGTGTGAGGAAGTCCTGGGAAGGGACTCTCCCCGATCTCTGAACACCCACATTCAGGTGTGGACGGGACGGTGAGTGGCTGGGAGGAGGCCAAGATCAACAGCTCCAACCCACTGCGCTATGACCGCCAGAGCGGGGAATTTACAGTCACTCGGGCTGGGCTCTACTACCTGTACAGTCAGGTAACCCCACCTGGCTCCGGGGGGGAAGCGGGAACCGGGGGACAAGGGTCCGGGGCACGGGGCGGGGGCAGCTCCAGGTGGGCGGGGAGCTCGGGCTttgggctggggttgggggggggtggatccCTGGGTCACCGAGGACAGGGGACACGGAGACCGTGTCGCCTCCCGCCTCCCCGTAGGTGCACTTTGACGAGGGGAAGGCCGTCTACCTGAAGCTCGATTTGCTGGTGGACGACGCGCTGGCCCTGCGCTGCCTGGAAGAATTCTCCGCCACGGCCGCCAGCTCCCCGGGGTCCCAGGTCCGCCTCTGCCACGTGTCTGGGCTGTTGCCCCTCCGGCCAGGGTCCTCCCTGCGGATCCGCACCCTCCCCTGGGCCCATCTCAAGGCCGCCCCCTTCCTCACCTACTTCGGACTCTTCCAGGTTCACTGAGGGGCCCCGGTGGCGCCCCGGGCCCCACCCTCCGCTGCTCCTCGCCCCAGACCTGCCCCCCCTCTGCAGGCTGCTTGGGCTGTTCACGTGTTGCCACGCCACATAGATAACCCCCTTCTCCTCTGACACCCACTCCCCCCTGCACCTCACTAGCTCCTGAACCCCTGGTCTTtcgacgcccccccccccccccatttatctCCTGACTCCCCGCCCTGGCCACaacctccccaccctgcccccggaCACTGTGTCTACTCTACTCTGGGTGAGGGTGGGTCCCCACCGCCTGTTCAGGCACTAAGAGGGGCTGGACGCCAGGGAGACTGAGATGGGGCCAGGAGTTCCCAAACGTGAGGGCTAAGAGCAAGACGAGATCCTTCCCGATAATTCCctgtggatttttaaaacagatattatttttattattattgtgacAAAATGTTGATAAGTGAATATTAAAGAGAATAAgccacggtctctctctctctttttttttttttaatgtttttgagagagagggagagagagagagacaatgcacgagtaggggaggggcagagagagagagagagagacacagaatgtgaagcaggctgcaggctccgagctgtcagcacggagccgcacgcggggcccgaacccatgaaccgtgagatcgtgacctgagccgaagtcggaagcttaactgactgagccccccaggcgcccccacggtCTCTCTATTGGGACTTAGGGAACAGTTCTCAGGGTAGCCGAGGGCCATGGCAAGGGGGGCTGGGCATCGAAGGGTGGGGTGCGGGACGGCTGGGACTCCAGGGCAATGTACAGGCTCGGGAATGGGGACCCACATGCTTCTGACCCCTGAGGCATGAGCAGAGAGTCAAAAGGCAaactgccaggaaaaaaaaatcaatcctctGCCCAAGGTCCAGCAGAAGCCGCCTCATTTACCTAGGAGGCGGGCTTCCTCCCGAGGGTGATCCCTGGCTGGGAGGAGCGGGAGCCTCTGGACATTCAGCAGGTGCGGGCCCAAGCCCTGGCCTGgatgtggggtgggagcaggCTCGCAGGGGAGCTCGGGGTCAGGAAGCAGGACGCGGCCccgggggggagagggggcgcctgggtccaGGGGAGGAACCTTCCAGCGGTAGGGTGCTTGgggctgtctctttctctctttgaccAGAGCCTTATGTAAGAGCTTTTCTCGGGAAACAGGAAGTCCTGCTTGCCAAGTTCAGCACAGGGAGTAGCGCAGGCCTTATTCCAACACACCCGGCCTGGCCCTAACCCCAGAACTCGGCCAGTTTCTGGCTTCCGCGACCCTGGCTCTCCTCCCcatccgccccctcccctccttttgcACGTTCAGTCATTCCCAGCCAACTTGCCCAGAGACCTCTCCCGAGGCTCAGCCAGAGGgtctcccaccctcaccccttgACCCCCAAGCTGCCCAGCTTGTCCCTCCATCCCTGCTCTTGGCACTGTGCCCCGGGGCAGCCgaccttccctcccccactcctggggCCCTCCCAGGGTTCCCGTGCTCAGGCTGCTTCCTGGGTGTCACTGGCAGTCCCGTCCTTCCTAGACAGATTGTCACCAAATTCTCCTGAGGCTGGAgaagggtgtgggggggaggggggcgggggagcgtGTCTCAAGGCGCCACCGGCCCCGCAGTGGGGTGCCAGGAGCTCCAGCAGTGCCCCTAGCcagttttcctcctccttcctttttattctcaagttcctttttatttctcccttgcGTAACactcttcttcttcccttctgcacccccaccctccccaccacctcctcgCCACCCCACTCCTGAGGCCACTGCTCTCTGCAGGGTCCCCGGCTCATGCCAGCCTCGTCTCCTTCCTTGCCAGCCCCCAGAGGGCCACCGGGAGACATGGGGGGCCCGGCCCGAGAGCCGGCGCTCTCAGTCGCCCTCTGGTTGAGTTGGGGGGCGGCTCTAGGGGCTGTGGCGTGTGCCATGGCCCTGCTGACCCAGCAAACAGAGCTGCAAAATCTAAGGAGAGAGGTGACTCGGCTGCAGAGGACTGGAGGGCCCTgcaaggaggaagaagggcatCCGTGGCCGAGCCTCCGGGAGCAGGTGAGTGAGGGGAGAAGGGCGTGGGGGAGAAAGGGATGGATGGCGGGGCCATCTCCAGACCTCTTGGTTCTAGCCTCTCGGTCTGTAAAGTTTTGAGTAGGTGCGAGAGAGGGTCCCAGGTTTGGAGGTCAAGGGAGCAGCCATTCCGGGAAAGGAAATTGTTAAAGATTAATGCTTCTCGTACCTAACAGATCCTGGAGGAGAGCCAGCACCGAGACTCAGGTTGCTGGGGAAAAGTGCATGAGAGATGTGAGGCACTCctggggcggagggagggggcgggctgGGAAGAGAGGCTGCCTGGGACCCTTGCATCTCAGCCTAACCCCGACCCTCTTTCCGTGAGCAGAGCCCTGACGCCCTGGAAGCCTGGGAGAATGGGGAGAGGTCCCGGAGAAAGAGAGCAGTGCTCACCCATAAACAGAAGAGTGAGGCCTCCGGGGTGCAGCCGGGGTGGGAGGTGATCCAGCCGCATGGGGATCTGGGGACGGTTATCCGCAGCCAGGGTGAGGGCGGAGGGGCTGAGCACAGGGCGGCCGGGGCAGGTGGGCACTGCTCAGATTCCCCTCTCTCCTCAGAGAAGCACTCCGTTCTGCACCTTGTCCCCATCAACATCACCTCTAAGGGTGAGCAGTTTTCTTCGATAACGGCTTTTGGGGAAGGGCCGGATTGGGGAACTGGGGGGCTGGCACCTGGGCCCAAGAGACTCCTGGGGGCGAAGAGTGTCTGAGAATGCAGGGAGATCCTGActgccccacccctcacccccagagGACTCTGATGTGACAGAGGTGATCTGGCAACCAGCTCTTAAGCGTGGGAGAAGCCTGGAGGCTCAAGGATACGTTGTTCGAGTCTGGGACACTGGAGTTTATCTGCTGTATAGCCAGGTAATCCCAAACATACCCTACGCCTCATGTGGGGGGCCGGAGGTCCGTTCTCCCAGGGCCCGTAAGTCCTGCTACTGAGAATTCCTGACCCTTCTGTTCATACCAAACTTAGAagaccctccttccttccttggctcTCTTGTCCAGGCTCCCGAGGCCTCCCAGCACTGAGCCATCTCGTTTCTCCTCCGTTCCCTGCCAGGTCCTGTTCCACGATGTGACTTTCACCATGGGTCAGGTGGTGTCCCGGGAGGGCCGGGGAAGGCAGGAGACGCTATTCCGTTGTATACGAAGTATGCCTTCCAATCCGGACTGGGCCTACAATAGTTGCTACAGTGCAGGTGGGAGCCCTGTGGgcggtggagggggtgggggtcgtGAGAAGAGCAGGGTCTCTCtgaccccgggggggggggggtggtgacgAGGAAGCTCCGGCAGGGGGTTGGAAGCCTGGGTGGAGAGGTGGCTCTGGAATGAAGGACAGAAAGCGCAAAAGAGGTTGagctggagaagggaggggcgACGTCAGTCTGCGTGACCGTGACCTCACTGAgcatctcttctctcctctcaggTGTCTTCCACCTACACCAAGGGGATATTCTGAGTGTCACAATCCCCCGGGGAAGGGCGAAGCTTAGCCTCTCGCCATCTGGAACCTTCCTGGGCTTTGTGAAACTGTGATTTTGAGGTGGTCTCAAGCTCGGAAGACTGGGGTGGGGACATAGTGGAGGCAGCCAAGAGCTAACAGGAACAGAGGCCTCTTCTAGGGTTGACTGCAACCCTGGGTTTGACGACTCACGAATCTCCGTgcctcccttttccctttccgCCCCCATCCCCTGGACTTCGACTTCACGGATATTAAAGAAGTGTAATCTCTTGCTCTCGTCCCCCATCCAGCCCCACattcttggggggtgggggggagaaaagggGGGCAGTGCCAGGCCTTGGTGGAGACCTACTTTAAGTCCCACTGGATTGCTTCCAGAACAGCACCACCATCTAGCGGCAGCTTGAGAGAAGCAGCCTGCCTGTTGGCAGAAGTCCACGAAGCCTCCCTCCACTCGGGAAACTCCTGGTTCCCCACGCCACACCTCTCTCCAGGTACCCgctgcctcctccctccacaAGAAGCCCCGCCCTCACCTCCCTCTCCACCAACGGGGCCCTGACTCGGCTCCCATCACTATCTCCAGGGGTGTGTTTCTTGTGCGTccgtctgggggggggggggaaggggtgccCGACGACGACGACGACAGTCCCTTTGCAGACACACCACCCTACGGGTGCCAAGTTCCGCCTTTCCTGCCCTCCGCTCCCCTAGCGTGACGGGCCCTCCAAGCCTCTCGGGGCTGGGACGGGTCGCCGGGCAGCCTCGGGTAAATCTTGGCCCGAATGCTGGTCTTCCTTCACTCCTCGAGCTTTCTTTCTGCTCAAGACCCGCTTAAACTTAAATAGGAGAGTAAACGACTTCCACTTCCCCCGCTGCCTTGCCTCAGCCCCGTCCCTGTACCGGGATCTCCCGGCCCTCCCGGCTGTCCTCCGGCGCGCCGCCGGGGACCGAGGTACCAAGGCCCCGGGGTTCGGGCCCCGCCAGCGCCGAGAAGCGCTACGCAGCGGGACACGCAGCGGTGGGGGACGCGCAGGCGCAAAAGGGAACGCGATGGGCTAGTCGCGCGCGGCCGGGAGCAGCCAGCGTGCGCAGGCgcagccctgcacggggctcggGGGCGGGACGGTCCCGTGGCGTCTACGTTCGGGGGTAGGCGGGACTAGGCGCGCGCTGGCCGCGCCGGCGCTGTTCGCCGGCTGTGACGTACTAATCGTGCGCCGCCAGCGCCGGTGGGCCTGGGGCTcgcgggaggggaaggaggagaaggaggaggaggagggggaggtggtggaggtggaggctggagcagagcaagcggcggccgcggcggggcGGCTCGGCGGCGCGGCGCGCGGCCCAGAAGCGTTGGAATCCTGAATTGAGAGGGCTGCGCCTGAAGACAGCAGGAGTGGCGGGGCCGCCGCCGTCGCCGGAGAGATGAGCCGGGAAGCTTGAGGCCGGAGACGCCCGCCCTCGGGCCCGTCCGCCCGGCTTCCCCGCTCCCGGTGAGGACGCCCCCtacccttcccccagccctgccgCGGCCTCTCCCATTCCTGGATCTCATTCCCACCAAACCGGGGCCCAGGAGGCCCTCGAAGGGGCTTCTTCAGGCCCTCGGGCGCCGAACTGTCCAGGACCAAACCGGTGTGGGACGCATTCTGGCCCCCGGGAGcggagcaggagagggggctgggCCAACCTGGCTCACGCGGCTCAGTTCTGTCCCAGCGGCTTGATCCGGCTGCCTGAGCACCGGTTGGGTTCTCTTTCAGTTTCCCTTAACATTCTTCCGTTTTCGTTAGATTTTACTACCTGAACCGTAGCCCTGGGATCCCCATTCCCTCCTGAGACGACCTGAGCATGCCcgtaccctccccaccccaccccattcatTCCGAGGTGGTAGAGCACTCACTCTCTCCCCACTCTAGACCCCGGTTTCCCGGTGGAAGCTGTGTCCTCAGGTATCTCTGTATCCTGTCAGGAGTCTCCTGCTGAGCCATTGCCCTTACTAGGTTCCCAATTAGGAAACTCCTGGTGGCATTAAATACTGACAACAGTGGCTTTAACCTGGGGGTCCGAGAAATAAGATCCTGCTGCTTAGCCATTCTCCCTTGCTCCTCTGCGATCGGGGGAGAGATGGGGGCATGGACTCCGAAGGGCCCCTGTGGATCTTGTTAACCGAAAAGATCGGAAATTCGTAGGGGTTTTGcgctttttcctcttttcttaggTTATTTGTATCTGATTCCAGAGGCGGCGTgctgaggaagagaggcaggatcTGGGGTGCGGGGTGTTTGCATTCTGACACTCTAACCGTTGTTTTACAGGCTACCGGAAGATGAAAGAGACTATACAAGGGACCGGGTCTTGGGGGCCTGAGCCTCCTGGACCTGGCGTGGCCCCGGCTTACTCAAGTCCCAGGCGGGAGCGTCTTCGTTGGCCCCCACCCCCTAAACCCCGACTTAAATCGGGTGGAGGGTTTGGGCCAGATCCTGGGTCAGGGACCACAGTGCCAGCCAGACGCCTCCCTGTCCCTCGGCCCTCTTTTGATGCGTCAGCtagtgaagaggaggaggaagaagaggacgaTGAGGAtgaagatgaggaagaggaaggggcagCTTGGAGGCTGCCCCCCAGATGGGGTCAGCTGGGAACCTCCCAGCGGCCTCGCCCTCCTCGCCCCACTCATCGGAAAACCTGCTCCCAGCGCCGCCGCAGAGCCATGCGAGCCTTCCGGATGCTGCTGTACTCAAAAAGCACCTCGTTGACATTCCACTGGAAGCTTTGGGGGCGCCACCGGGGCCGGCGGCGGAGCCTCGCACACCCCAAGAACCATCTTTCACCCCAGGAAGGGGGTGCGACACCACAGCTGCCATCCCCCTGCTGTCGTTTTGACTCCCCTCGGGGGCCACCTCCGCCCCGGCTCGGTCTGCTAGGTGCTCTCATGGCTGAGG
This region includes:
- the LOC122484896 gene encoding tumor necrosis factor ligand superfamily member 12-like isoform X1 produces the protein MAGRRSQRRRGLLGEPGTALLAPLALGLGLALACLGLLLAAVSLGRRPPPPAQQEPSQGELVAEEDPDPPELNLQLEESRDAGPFLKRLARPRRSAPKGRKARARRVIAAHYEVHPRPGQDGAQAGVDGTVSGWEEAKINSSNPLRYDRQSGEFTVTRAGLYYLYSQVHFDEGKAVYLKLDLLVDDALALRCLEEFSATAASSPGSQVRLCHVSGLLPLRPGSSLRIRTLPWAHLKAAPFLTYFGLFQVH
- the TNFSF13 gene encoding tumor necrosis factor ligand superfamily member 13 isoform X2 is translated as MGGPAREPALSVALWLSWGAALGAVACAMALLTQQTELQNLRREVTRLQRTGGPCKEEEGHPWPSLREQSPDALEAWENGERSRRKRAVLTHKQKKKHSVLHLVPINITSKEDSDVTEVIWQPALKRGRSLEAQGYVVRVWDTGVYLLYSQVLFHDVTFTMGQVVSREGRGRQETLFRCIRSMPSNPDWAYNSCYSAGVFHLHQGDILSVTIPRGRAKLSLSPSGTFLGFVKL
- the LOC122484896 gene encoding tumor necrosis factor ligand superfamily member 12-like isoform X2, with translation MAGRRSQRRRGLLGEPGTALLAPLALGLGLALACLGLLLAAVSLGRRPPPPAQEPSQGELVAEEDPDPPELNLQLEESRDAGPFLKRLARPRRSAPKGRKARARRVIAAHYEVHPRPGQDGAQAGVDGTVSGWEEAKINSSNPLRYDRQSGEFTVTRAGLYYLYSQVHFDEGKAVYLKLDLLVDDALALRCLEEFSATAASSPGSQVRLCHVSGLLPLRPGSSLRIRTLPWAHLKAAPFLTYFGLFQVH
- the TNFSF13 gene encoding tumor necrosis factor ligand superfamily member 13 isoform X1 → MPASSPSLPAPRGPPGDMGGPAREPALSVALWLSWGAALGAVACAMALLTQQTELQNLRREVTRLQRTGGPCKEEEGHPWPSLREQSPDALEAWENGERSRRKRAVLTHKQKKKHSVLHLVPINITSKEDSDVTEVIWQPALKRGRSLEAQGYVVRVWDTGVYLLYSQVLFHDVTFTMGQVVSREGRGRQETLFRCIRSMPSNPDWAYNSCYSAGVFHLHQGDILSVTIPRGRAKLSLSPSGTFLGFVKL